One region of Brassica napus cultivar Da-Ae chromosome A10, Da-Ae, whole genome shotgun sequence genomic DNA includes:
- the LOC125579263 gene encoding NAC domain-containing protein 6-like, with product MRTYPRGSRFQPTELGLVKLHLKNKVEKNISGFIKTLNVYGDAPWLLHHDTNPLYSRNEWYYFVPRKIRGVRSVSRMVPSNGDSLGGTWKSVGKIIEIKKNDKELMGYKRVLVFKENVAGKLEKENVTARFLAHKNFPKNMGFSTAHLAKP from the coding sequence ATGCGTACGTATCCGCGTGGTTCGCGATTTCAACCAACGGAGTTGGGGTTGGTGAAGCTTCATCTTAAGAACAAGGTGGAGAAGAACATAAGCGGTTTCATCAAAACGTTGAACGTCTACGGAGACGCGCCGTGGCTTCTCCATCACGACACGAACCCTCTGTATAGTAGAAACGAATGGTACTATTTtgttccgaggaagataagagGTGTCAGGTCAGTGAGCCGGATGGTACCGAGTAACGGAGATAGCTTAGGGGGCACGTGGAAGTCAGTAGGTAAGataatagaaataaagaagAATGACAAGGAGTTGATGGGTTACAAGAGGGTACTAGTGTTCAAAGAGAACGTGGCTGGGAAGTTAGAGAAGGAGAATGTAACGGCCCGGTTCCTGGCCCATAAAAATTTCCCAAAGAATATGGGCTTCTCTACGGCCCATTTAGCAAAACCCTAG